One Ignavibacteria bacterium DNA segment encodes these proteins:
- a CDS encoding glycosyltransferase family 9 protein — MKYKDLRIPKCKNFSGYKPCKPYYNCIEQGCADDTANAMGKKILIISLDALGNVLDNTPLLHAIKRKFPVSTIHWMTMPNAEKILSNNKFIDKLFLWDDESRMISRNIEYDTVMNADKSLYACAFANETKAKKKLGFLLNEDGKIVPANDAAMYSYILGIDDKKKFRENTKTGVEIIHEVFELKYERDRYVFEFNPEEKEYVAAYKKSIKYDKKKVYAGFNTGCSELFPNKKMTVEQHVNIIKNLLKNKNIVVMLLGGREDTIRNNQIFDTFSSAEQKRIINTPSTEGIRRGACYMSIPDIVVSGDSFGMHLAIALQKYIIAWFGLSCQAEIELYDYGVKLYPKELECSPCWKRVCPYNLECIDMIDLKKIVETINNFKK, encoded by the coding sequence ATGAAATACAAAGATTTAAGAATACCAAAGTGCAAAAACTTTTCGGGCTACAAACCCTGTAAGCCTTACTATAACTGCATCGAACAAGGTTGCGCTGATGATACCGCAAATGCTATGGGGAAGAAAATACTGATTATTTCTCTCGATGCACTCGGAAACGTACTGGATAACACACCTTTGCTGCATGCGATTAAAAGGAAGTTTCCGGTCAGCACTATACACTGGATGACAATGCCTAATGCGGAGAAGATTCTTTCCAACAATAAATTCATAGACAAGCTTTTTCTCTGGGATGATGAAAGCAGAATGATATCACGAAATATAGAATACGATACAGTTATGAATGCGGATAAATCCCTGTATGCTTGCGCTTTCGCAAATGAGACGAAAGCAAAAAAGAAACTCGGATTCCTCCTCAATGAAGACGGCAAGATTGTTCCGGCCAATGATGCTGCAATGTATAGTTACATTCTCGGAATTGATGACAAGAAGAAGTTCAGGGAAAATACCAAAACGGGAGTTGAGATTATACATGAAGTGTTTGAGCTGAAGTACGAAAGAGATAGATACGTTTTTGAATTTAACCCGGAAGAAAAAGAATATGTTGCCGCATATAAAAAGTCAATAAAGTACGATAAAAAGAAAGTTTACGCGGGATTCAACACGGGATGCTCTGAGCTTTTTCCAAACAAGAAAATGACTGTTGAACAGCATGTAAATATTATAAAGAACTTACTGAAGAATAAAAATATCGTAGTAATGCTTCTCGGCGGTCGAGAGGATACTATTCGTAATAATCAGATATTCGATACATTTTCGAGTGCGGAACAAAAGAGGATTATTAACACACCTTCAACTGAGGGAATCCGCAGAGGAGCCTGTTATATGTCTATACCGGATATTGTTGTTTCGGGGGACAGTTTCGGTATGCACCTTGCAATAGCACTTCAGAAGTACATAATAGCATGGTTCGGTTTATCATGCCAGGCTGAGATAGAACTTTATGATTACGGAGTGAAACTGTATCCTAAAGAACTGGAATGTTCGCCTTGCTGGAAACGTGTATGTCCTTACAATCTTGAGTGTATTGACATGATTGACCTTAAGAAGATAGTCGAAACAATTAATAATTTTAAAAAGTAA
- the rpsI gene encoding 30S ribosomal protein S9, which produces MATSTPIKVGRRKTAVARVHLASGTGKVTINGKDAIVFLKSEGHLKDIMQPFTVTGTEGTYDLKVNVNGGGFRGQIDAIKLGIARSLVEINEELKPTLRKGGFMTRDPRMVERKKYGRPKARKRFQFSKR; this is translated from the coding sequence ATGGCTACAAGTACACCAATAAAAGTAGGAAGAAGAAAGACTGCAGTTGCAAGAGTTCATCTTGCATCGGGCACAGGAAAAGTTACTATTAACGGCAAGGATGCAATAGTATTCCTCAAGAGTGAAGGTCACTTAAAGGATATAATGCAGCCTTTTACTGTCACCGGAACCGAAGGTACATACGACTTAAAAGTTAACGTAAACGGAGGCGGTTTCAGAGGTCAGATTGATGCGATTAAACTTGGTATTGCTCGATCATTAGTAGAGATAAATGAAGAGTTAAAGCCAACCTTGAGAAAAGGCGGTTTTATGACGAGAGACCCAAGAATGGTAGAAAGAAAGAAATACGGAAGACCAAAAGCAAGAAAGAGATTCCAGTTCTCGAAGAGATAA
- a CDS encoding glycosyltransferase family 9 protein has translation MSRRYLIVRTDRVGDVVMTTAIPREIKKAYPDAFVATLTQPNTSVIFDNNPYVDARITDDLSKDSFWDVVKQIRKYKFDYGLLILPTERAAYQLFFGGIKKKIGVGRIFYEIITLMESVSRNNYKPLRHEADYCMDLARKTGVNTDNYQPEIFLSDVEKAEISDYLNSKGIENSTYKIILHTGSRNSAPNWSEEKYFRLIQKLLKKYPDKKFALLLTAFEMTNEFKNKVQSLKDRRIYDVSDDIDNLRKLIKIISATDLMICSSTGPIHLADALDRKCIGIHCKRDMSCVKIWGVINKKSINLEVSKEYCDANCSRDKEICGIENGLSTDEVLNHIIL, from the coding sequence ATGTCAAGAAGATATTTAATAGTAAGAACAGATAGAGTTGGAGATGTAGTAATGACGACCGCAATCCCGAGAGAGATAAAGAAGGCATATCCCGATGCTTTCGTTGCAACTCTTACGCAGCCAAATACCTCAGTTATATTCGATAACAATCCGTATGTTGATGCGAGAATTACAGATGACCTTTCGAAGGATTCATTCTGGGACGTTGTGAAACAAATAAGGAAGTATAAGTTTGATTACGGTCTGTTGATTCTACCGACTGAGCGTGCCGCATATCAATTGTTCTTCGGCGGTATTAAGAAAAAAATTGGCGTCGGGAGGATATTTTATGAGATAATCACTCTTATGGAAAGCGTCTCACGAAATAATTACAAACCTCTTCGCCATGAGGCAGATTACTGCATGGACCTCGCGAGAAAGACGGGTGTTAATACTGATAACTATCAACCAGAAATTTTTTTGTCTGATGTAGAAAAAGCAGAAATAAGCGATTATCTTAATTCAAAAGGAATTGAAAACAGCACATACAAAATCATACTTCATACAGGCTCGAGAAATTCCGCACCGAATTGGAGCGAGGAGAAATACTTCAGGCTAATACAAAAGTTACTCAAGAAGTATCCCGATAAAAAATTCGCTTTACTGCTCACGGCATTCGAAATGACAAATGAGTTTAAAAATAAGGTGCAATCCCTTAAAGACAGAAGGATATACGACGTATCAGACGACATAGACAATTTGCGAAAGCTCATAAAAATAATATCTGCAACAGATTTAATGATATGTTCATCCACTGGTCCCATTCATTTAGCGGATGCACTCGATAGGAAATGTATAGGGATTCACTGCAAGCGTGATATGAGCTGTGTTAAGATATGGGGAGTGATAAACAAAAAATCCATAAACCTTGAAGTATCAAAGGAATACTGCGACGCTAACTGCAGCCGTGACAAAGAAATATGCGGTATTGAAAACGGTCTTTCTACTGATGAAGTTTTAAACCATATTATACTATAA
- the wecB gene encoding UDP-N-acetylglucosamine 2-epimerase (non-hydrolyzing): protein MKLIERRMVKKIISVVGARPNFMKMAPLHKELMKHKKRVIHKIVHTGQHYDKHLSDIFFKQLGLPKPHINLGVGSGSHAEQTAETMVKFEKIVMNEKPDLVLVYGDVNSTLAASIVCSKILQNGNSVPVAHVEAGLRSFDRTMPEEINRIVTDSISNYLFVPEEDGMLNLKKSGADSRSVFFVGNIMIDSLTGYLMDAKKSKIHDELCLTKKNYALVTLHRPSNVDSKKNFIKILNILKDINRLSPDTDVVFPVHPRTLKMVEKFGLYVKLEAIRNLVITQPIGYIDFLALINSARFVITDSGGIQEETSFLNIPCLTLRANTERPITIKHGSNVLCGSDSKLILNELKKIFSGKFKRTKKLKYYDGKTAGRIVNVIMNKILK from the coding sequence TTGAAATTAATTGAGAGGAGAATGGTGAAGAAAATAATATCGGTGGTGGGAGCAAGACCTAATTTTATGAAGATGGCACCCCTGCATAAGGAGTTAATGAAGCATAAGAAAAGAGTTATTCATAAGATTGTGCATACGGGACAGCATTATGATAAACATCTTTCGGATATATTTTTTAAACAACTTGGACTTCCGAAACCGCATATAAATCTTGGTGTGGGTTCGGGTTCTCATGCAGAGCAGACGGCGGAAACGATGGTGAAGTTTGAGAAGATTGTGATGAATGAAAAACCCGATTTGGTTCTTGTTTACGGTGATGTGAATTCCACTCTTGCAGCCTCAATCGTATGCTCTAAAATTCTTCAGAATGGAAATTCCGTTCCCGTTGCACACGTGGAAGCTGGGCTGCGTAGCTTTGACAGAACGATGCCCGAAGAGATTAACAGGATTGTTACGGACTCGATTTCAAATTATCTGTTTGTTCCTGAAGAAGACGGTATGCTGAACCTGAAGAAAAGCGGAGCTGATTCACGCAGTGTTTTCTTTGTGGGAAATATCATGATTGATTCTTTGACTGGTTATCTTATGGATGCGAAGAAATCAAAGATACATGATGAGCTCTGCCTTACGAAAAAGAATTACGCTCTTGTGACGCTGCACAGACCGTCAAATGTTGACTCGAAGAAAAACTTTATTAAAATACTTAACATCTTAAAGGATATTAACAGATTAAGTCCCGATACTGATGTCGTGTTTCCTGTTCATCCTCGCACACTGAAGATGGTTGAAAAATTCGGGCTTTACGTAAAGCTTGAAGCGATACGCAACCTCGTAATTACACAACCGATAGGATATATTGATTTTCTTGCTCTGATTAATTCTGCAAGGTTTGTTATCACCGATTCGGGTGGAATACAGGAAGAAACTTCTTTCTTGAATATCCCCTGCCTGACGCTGCGAGCAAATACAGAAAGACCTATTACGATTAAGCATGGCTCAAATGTTCTCTGTGGAAGCGACAGTAAGCTCATTCTGAATGAGCTTAAGAAAATATTTTCAGGAAAATTTAAGAGAACAAAAAAACTGAAATATTACGACGGAAAGACGGCAGGTAGAATTGTAAACGTAATTATGAATAAAATACTGAAATAA
- a CDS encoding glycosyltransferase family 9 protein, which produces MKINKDEIRRLLVIKFGGIGDVLMSTPVLPNLRAYFPDSKIDYLTLIRNRDVLMDNQYIDRVLTYDSKIDKSYDLIRHIRNKEYNLVIDLYCNPRTAFLTYVTGAKYRVGFKFRGRNYAYNIKGKGRGGLVHNTDFNLDALINANIPIVSKKLNLSVNIVHEEFADKLLSDNDLRNEFLIGIAITGGWESKRYKINDYIELIKLISTKYNVKFIILWGTKQELIEAREIKLNTDGNVYIIPESPIRYLAAIIKKCKVLIGNDSGPLHLAGAVEVPVLGIYGPTNPDLQGPYGDRNVTVQNTKLECLHCNLLDCNIGNVCMTELSKPLILSKFEELLNKNKILIPHK; this is translated from the coding sequence TTGAAGATTAACAAAGATGAAATAAGAAGGTTGCTTGTGATAAAATTCGGCGGAATCGGAGACGTGCTTATGTCAACACCCGTTTTGCCAAACCTGCGGGCATACTTTCCCGATTCTAAGATTGATTATCTGACTCTGATAAGGAACCGTGATGTGCTTATGGATAATCAATACATCGACCGCGTTTTGACCTACGACTCAAAAATTGATAAATCCTACGACCTGATAAGGCATATAAGGAACAAAGAGTACAACCTTGTGATTGACCTGTACTGCAATCCGCGAACGGCTTTCCTCACTTATGTCACGGGAGCTAAATACAGAGTAGGTTTTAAATTCCGTGGAAGAAATTATGCGTACAATATAAAAGGGAAAGGACGCGGGGGTTTAGTCCATAACACAGACTTCAATCTGGATGCGCTAATTAATGCAAACATACCCATCGTTTCCAAAAAGCTCAATCTATCAGTAAACATTGTTCATGAGGAGTTTGCTGATAAATTATTATCCGATAACGACTTAAGAAATGAGTTTCTTATAGGGATTGCGATAACGGGCGGATGGGAATCGAAACGCTACAAGATAAATGATTACATTGAGCTAATAAAACTTATATCAACAAAATATAATGTTAAGTTTATAATACTCTGGGGTACAAAGCAGGAGCTTATAGAAGCAAGGGAAATTAAGTTAAATACAGATGGAAATGTTTACATAATACCTGAAAGTCCAATCAGATATCTTGCTGCCATCATCAAGAAATGCAAGGTACTAATAGGTAATGACTCGGGACCTCTGCATCTGGCAGGTGCGGTCGAGGTGCCTGTTCTCGGGATTTACGGTCCTACTAATCCGGACCTGCAGGGTCCTTACGGTGATAGGAATGTTACCGTACAAAACACAAAACTTGAATGTTTGCACTGCAACCTGCTCGATTGCAATATCGGTAATGTATGCATGACTGAACTTTCGAAACCGCTTATTCTTTCGAAGTTTGAAGAACTTCTTAATAAGAATAAAATTTTGATTCCGCATAAATAG
- a CDS encoding T9SS type A sorting domain-containing protein, with protein sequence MKSKILLLALLALMGFASVTSAQPWTLYQTGVPYSLFGVDFAYPPYENIGVAVGQGGTVLKTTDNGEEWILTYSNIDIWMNDVQFDPHAPGLVWAAGMGGVILRSFDFGSTWEVVRPFSTPDHTIRGIGVKIGAPGYASFVGYAGTFFETFNGGFSFVQRFDIPFTMHSIAYSPNFTFDGRGIICGTDGKVWNTTNFGSNWVARNTNRYDYLNDVVFLNDVEAMICGNNGTILRSTNWGKTWTVNTQYLTSEHLRSIDYYGPKVTVCGDNGKIMTSSDFGFFFVDQLNAENRNLYGVALKGFNVGVAVGEIGSAAYGALFFTAANGVVGITQNGSEVPSVYSLSQNFPNPFNPVTKINFALPKQGHVTLKVYDMLGKEVSTLVNEVKSAGNYTVDFNGSKLTSGVYFYKIQSNQFTDIKKMTLIK encoded by the coding sequence ATGAAATCAAAAATCTTACTACTCGCTTTACTGGCGCTTATGGGTTTCGCGTCAGTAACTTCAGCTCAGCCATGGACGCTTTATCAGACAGGTGTTCCTTATTCATTATTCGGAGTTGATTTTGCATATCCTCCTTACGAAAATATAGGTGTTGCAGTAGGGCAGGGCGGCACAGTCTTAAAAACAACGGATAACGGTGAAGAATGGATTTTAACTTATTCTAATATAGACATCTGGATGAACGATGTTCAGTTTGATCCCCATGCACCGGGATTAGTCTGGGCGGCTGGTATGGGTGGTGTCATTCTCAGGTCATTTGACTTCGGAAGTACATGGGAAGTCGTTAGACCATTCAGTACACCCGACCATACAATACGTGGTATAGGCGTTAAAATCGGAGCCCCGGGATATGCGTCATTCGTGGGGTATGCAGGAACTTTCTTTGAAACATTCAACGGAGGTTTTTCATTCGTACAGAGGTTTGACATTCCGTTCACAATGCATTCAATTGCTTATTCACCAAATTTTACTTTTGACGGAAGGGGAATTATTTGCGGTACAGACGGCAAGGTCTGGAATACTACCAACTTTGGATCAAACTGGGTTGCAAGAAATACGAACCGTTATGATTATCTTAACGACGTAGTTTTTCTTAACGATGTTGAAGCTATGATTTGCGGAAACAACGGTACCATTCTACGATCAACTAACTGGGGCAAGACCTGGACCGTCAATACTCAGTATCTCACAAGCGAGCATCTTCGTTCAATTGATTATTACGGTCCGAAAGTCACTGTTTGCGGTGATAATGGCAAGATAATGACTTCAAGTGACTTTGGGTTCTTTTTTGTTGACCAGCTGAACGCTGAGAACAGAAATTTATACGGTGTCGCTTTAAAAGGATTTAACGTTGGTGTAGCCGTCGGTGAGATCGGTTCTGCTGCTTACGGTGCGTTATTTTTTACAGCTGCTAATGGTGTTGTCGGAATCACGCAGAATGGAAGCGAAGTCCCATCTGTTTATTCTCTAAGCCAGAATTTTCCGAACCCGTTTAATCCAGTGACAAAAATTAATTTTGCTTTACCGAAACAGGGTCATGTTACTTTAAAAGTATATGATATGCTCGGAAAGGAAGTAAGTACACTCGTGAATGAAGTTAAATCCGCAGGAAATTATACTGTTGACTTCAACGGGTCAAAGTTGACAAGCGGTGTTTATTTCTATAAAATTCAATCGAATCAGTTCACTGATATTAAAAAAATGACACTCATAAAATAA
- the rocD gene encoding ornithine--oxo-acid transaminase, which translates to MNTKQFIEIEEQYGAHNYHPLDVVIEKGQGVWVWDVDGNKYLDCLAAYSAVNQGHCHPRIVNAMKEQADKITLTSRAFRNNQLPLLCKELSEMTGYEMILPMNSGAEAVETALKAVRKWGYTVKGVPENQAEIIACTNNFSGRTISIISFSTEDQYRFGFGPLTPGYKIVEYGNAEDFEKAITPNTVAFLVEPIQGEGGVIVPPDGYLKKTFELCKKNNILFIADEIQSGLGRSGKLFAYEYDGIKPDMVTIGKALSGGCYPVSAVLSSREILGVFKPGDHGSTFGGNPLGCAVARESLKVLVEEGLIEKSHELGDYFRDKLKALNSKHVKEIRGKGLFIGVELKPEAGGARKYCEGLKNLGVLCKETHENVIRFAPPLVIKKEEIDWAVEQVKKVLV; encoded by the coding sequence ATGAACACAAAACAATTTATTGAAATTGAAGAGCAGTACGGTGCGCATAATTACCACCCCCTTGATGTTGTGATTGAAAAAGGTCAGGGTGTTTGGGTTTGGGACGTTGACGGTAATAAATATCTCGATTGTCTTGCAGCCTATTCAGCAGTGAATCAGGGGCATTGCCATCCAAGAATAGTTAATGCTATGAAGGAGCAAGCGGATAAAATAACACTAACTTCACGTGCTTTCAGAAATAACCAGCTTCCTCTGCTATGTAAAGAGCTTTCCGAAATGACGGGATATGAAATGATTCTTCCAATGAACTCAGGAGCTGAGGCTGTTGAAACCGCTTTAAAGGCAGTGAGGAAATGGGGTTATACTGTAAAGGGCGTTCCTGAAAATCAGGCTGAGATTATAGCCTGTACGAATAACTTCTCGGGCAGAACAATATCAATTATTAGTTTTTCAACTGAAGACCAGTACAGGTTTGGGTTCGGTCCGTTAACCCCCGGATACAAGATTGTTGAATACGGTAATGCAGAAGATTTTGAAAAAGCAATTACGCCGAACACGGTTGCATTCCTCGTAGAACCGATACAGGGTGAGGGCGGAGTAATTGTACCTCCTGACGGTTATCTGAAAAAGACTTTTGAACTTTGCAAGAAGAATAATATACTTTTTATTGCCGATGAAATACAATCGGGACTTGGCAGAAGCGGTAAGCTTTTCGCCTATGAATACGACGGTATTAAACCAGATATGGTTACGATCGGCAAAGCTCTTTCTGGCGGATGCTATCCTGTTTCAGCAGTGCTCTCATCAAGGGAAATTCTCGGTGTGTTTAAACCTGGTGACCACGGTTCAACGTTCGGGGGAAATCCTCTCGGATGTGCAGTCGCAAGGGAAAGCCTGAAGGTTCTCGTAGAAGAAGGATTGATTGAAAAGTCGCATGAACTTGGCGATTATTTCAGGGATAAACTTAAAGCACTGAATTCAAAACACGTGAAAGAAATTCGCGGCAAAGGTTTGTTTATCGGTGTTGAACTTAAACCGGAAGCCGGTGGTGCAAGAAAATACTGCGAAGGTCTGAAGAATCTCGGCGTACTCTGCAAAGAAACCCATGAAAACGTTATCAGATTTGCACCTCCTCTTGTCATAAAGAAAGAGGAAATCGACTGGGCAGTAGAGCAGGTGAAAAAGGTTCTTGTTTAG
- the nth gene encoding endonuclease III gives MQVKRLYKVIDILEEHFGGKRKVSKPKPNLMDVLIATKLSQNTTDKTSYIAFRNLKDEFGSWENVMTAPLSRIKNAIKVCGLANTKAVQIKEMLKNIMNEHGSLTLNHLRKLSDDEVYEELLKHKGIGKKTASCLLAFGMGRNVFPVDTHVHRVLNRIGLVDTKTPGETFDAAKPIVPDKLKVNFHTNLIRFGRNVCRAVRPLCYECMVHHLCSFKQKNLSGNSGLKAAAKNNFIILEKI, from the coding sequence TTGCAAGTTAAAAGATTATATAAGGTAATAGACATACTTGAGGAACATTTCGGAGGTAAGAGAAAGGTATCCAAGCCGAAACCGAATCTGATGGACGTTTTAATTGCAACGAAGCTTTCTCAGAATACAACGGATAAAACATCTTACATCGCTTTCAGAAATCTGAAGGATGAGTTCGGCAGTTGGGAGAATGTTATGACGGCTCCCCTTTCAAGAATAAAGAATGCAATAAAGGTTTGCGGACTTGCAAACACGAAGGCAGTGCAGATCAAGGAAATGCTTAAGAACATAATGAATGAGCACGGTAGTCTGACGCTGAACCATTTAAGGAAACTATCAGACGACGAGGTTTATGAAGAACTTTTAAAGCATAAGGGTATAGGTAAGAAGACAGCTTCTTGCTTACTCGCGTTCGGAATGGGGAGAAACGTATTCCCCGTAGATACCCATGTACACAGGGTTTTGAACAGAATTGGTCTTGTTGATACGAAAACTCCCGGGGAAACTTTCGATGCGGCGAAACCAATAGTTCCTGATAAATTAAAAGTAAACTTTCATACTAACCTTATACGGTTCGGAAGGAACGTATGCAGGGCTGTAAGACCTCTTTGTTATGAGTGTATGGTTCATCATCTTTGCAGCTTTAAGCAAAAAAACTTATCCGGAAATTCAGGGCTGAAAGCCGCAGCGAAAAACAATTTTATAATATTAGAGAAAATTTGA
- the rplM gene encoding 50S ribosomal protein L13: MKETIRKSVRITKYATRGENPNNWYVVDADGKVLGRLASEVAKRIRGKYNPQYTPNADLGDWVVVINADKVKITGKRAELKDYKTHSRYPGGQKIKTYKEMLAKTPEKVIELAVKRMLPKTKLGDALFHKLKVYKGSEHPHSAQKPIALNI, translated from the coding sequence ATGAAAGAAACGATAAGAAAATCTGTTAGAATAACGAAATATGCCACGAGGGGCGAAAATCCCAACAACTGGTATGTAGTTGATGCCGATGGTAAAGTCCTCGGACGTCTTGCAAGTGAAGTTGCAAAAAGAATTAGAGGGAAGTACAATCCTCAATACACCCCCAATGCTGATTTAGGCGACTGGGTTGTAGTTATTAATGCCGATAAGGTGAAGATAACGGGCAAAAGAGCAGAATTAAAGGACTACAAAACTCACTCAAGGTATCCAGGTGGTCAGAAAATCAAAACATATAAAGAGATGCTTGCCAAGACTCCCGAAAAGGTAATTGAGCTGGCAGTGAAAAGAATGCTTCCAAAAACAAAACTCGGAGACGCTCTTTTCCACAAACTGAAAGTTTACAAAGGCAGTGAACATCCGCATTCGGCACAGAAACCTATTGCTTTAAACATTTAA
- a CDS encoding T9SS type A sorting domain-containing protein has product MKNNLLLLLLMAVLMPYIAYAQKDTREVNSQIVYDTPLHGPQHSVAVNYDKAKVEEITAQISAARINGNVEKATQLQNELERVTESKSTSAPLTNNAGLTSIVCNEPVSPGDYNLTIINGLDANWACATSTDRVTGRLYVVSAKYSVSVSASDTLKVFTSSNAGITWTLINRIQSSVAYKWRNDELDIEAVNKGDTSYVFAVVGYTNAGVHNSVLIRLNSIGSGFFASNLYTAAAGNSFIYPRITSDNGKYTNLSYVYVICTQDTLLASGHTVRDKFAVITNPFAVTPALTYRNNGLSGSYAWSYTEVPDTTMQYNDIAYSDSANTDFIVTVSNFYRTAGFNNLYLSYSSNYGTTAPTNTPQIAETKVNLKPRIASTQLDAGGAQYMMIGLTRQWSATDWDPYYQRTSNNGTTWSGGYVSSTTDSTLYTDVVSIPRVPNTFRFAYQVTVGGTGALWTRSFNAGTFVASFNLATGMSTNYAPVRAGYRYDASDSCFTLGQGYPSSVGLFAYTGCTGTLTGIGNIEIPVKYNLSQNYPNPFNPTTKINYSIPVTGYVSLNVYDMTGKLVSKLVNENKNAGNYIVDFSGANLSSGTYFCKMESGSFNNVIKLMLIK; this is encoded by the coding sequence ATGAAAAACAACTTACTACTACTGCTGCTTATGGCAGTATTGATGCCGTACATTGCGTACGCACAGAAAGACACAAGAGAAGTAAATTCTCAAATCGTATATGACACACCTCTGCATGGACCTCAGCATTCTGTAGCGGTTAATTACGATAAAGCGAAGGTGGAAGAAATCACCGCCCAAATCAGTGCAGCAAGAATTAACGGCAATGTTGAAAAAGCTACGCAGCTGCAAAACGAACTTGAAAGAGTTACAGAAAGCAAATCAACATCAGCACCTCTCACAAACAATGCAGGATTAACAAGCATAGTTTGCAACGAACCAGTTTCACCAGGAGATTACAATCTTACAATCATTAACGGGTTAGATGCTAACTGGGCATGTGCAACCTCAACCGACAGAGTCACAGGCAGGTTATATGTAGTATCTGCAAAATATTCAGTTTCTGTTTCAGCATCTGATACTTTAAAAGTTTTTACATCATCAAACGCAGGAATAACCTGGACATTGATAAACAGGATTCAGAGTTCCGTAGCTTATAAATGGAGAAACGATGAACTTGATATAGAGGCGGTAAATAAAGGCGATACGTCCTATGTTTTTGCAGTTGTAGGATACACCAACGCAGGAGTGCACAATTCTGTACTGATTAGATTAAACAGTATTGGTTCAGGATTTTTTGCAAGTAATCTTTACACTGCTGCAGCAGGTAACAGTTTCATTTATCCAAGAATAACGAGCGATAACGGAAAATATACAAACCTCTCATATGTTTACGTTATTTGCACACAAGATACGTTGCTGGCTTCGGGTCATACAGTACGCGATAAATTTGCAGTTATAACAAATCCGTTTGCTGTTACACCGGCCTTAACATACAGGAATAATGGTCTCAGTGGAAGCTATGCGTGGTCTTACACCGAAGTACCTGATACAACGATGCAGTACAACGATATTGCATATTCAGACTCGGCGAATACCGACTTTATTGTAACTGTTTCAAATTTTTACCGTACAGCAGGATTTAACAATTTATACTTGTCATATTCTTCAAATTACGGCACTACTGCTCCGACAAATACACCACAAATTGCAGAGACGAAAGTTAATTTGAAGCCAAGAATAGCGAGTACTCAACTCGATGCAGGCGGCGCACAATATATGATGATTGGCTTAACAAGACAATGGTCAGCGACCGATTGGGATCCCTATTATCAAAGAACTTCAAATAATGGCACAACATGGTCCGGCGGTTATGTGAGTTCAACGACTGATTCTACTTTATACACAGATGTAGTTTCAATTCCAAGAGTTCCGAATACATTCAGGTTTGCATATCAGGTAACAGTGGGTGGTACAGGTGCCCTTTGGACACGTTCATTTAATGCAGGTACATTCGTAGCTTCATTTAACCTTGCGACCGGGATGTCAACAAATTACGCACCAGTAAGAGCCGGATACAGATACGATGCCTCAGATTCATGCTTCACTCTTGGGCAGGGATATCCATCATCGGTCGGTTTGTTTGCATACACAGGATGCACGGGTACATTAACAGGAATCGGTAATATCGAAATTCCCGTTAAGTATAATTTGTCACAAAATTATCCTAATCCATTTAATCCAACTACGAAGATAAATTATTCAATACCCGTAACAGGATACGTAAGTCTGAATGTATATGACATGACCGGTAAACTTGTATCAAAATTAGTGAATGAAAACAAAAACGCAGGGAATTACATTGTTGATTTCAGCGGTGCAAATCTTTCCAGCGGAACATATTTCTGTAAAATGGAATCAGGTTCATTCAACAATGTAATAAAACTAATGCTCATTAAATAA